From the genome of Sphingobacteriales bacterium, one region includes:
- a CDS encoding biopolymer transporter ExbD: MKLKRNRRFSAEVTTASLNDIMFFLLLFFLIISTVANPSIIKVMLPKSSSAQALSKKQVTLTVNAEKQYFVDNIAVAPDKLENTLKQSVANISDPTVVLRLDESLTVQDLVDVMQIGAKNKIKMVLATKR, translated from the coding sequence ATGAAACTAAAACGAAACAGGCGATTTTCTGCCGAAGTGACCACCGCTTCGCTCAATGATATTATGTTTTTTTTACTGCTGTTTTTTCTTATTATTTCCACAGTTGCCAATCCGAGTATTATCAAAGTGATGCTGCCTAAATCGTCGAGTGCACAGGCATTGAGCAAAAAGCAAGTAACGCTGACGGTAAATGCAGAAAAACAATATTTTGTGGATAATATAGCGGTAGCTCCCGACAAATTGGAAAATACGCTCAAACAGTCTGTGGCAAATATCTCCGACCCTACCGTAGTGTTGCGCCTTGATGAGTCGCTTACTGTGCAGGATTTGGTAGATGTGATGCAGATAGGTGCTAAAAATAAAATAAAAATGGTGCTGGCTACTAAGCGATAA
- a CDS encoding YbaB/EbfC family nucleoid-associated protein, which yields MDILGMMSKLNDLQAKMEASKKKLDSILIDAESGGVQVTVSASKNIRNIDIAAHLFDSCDKEQIEDLLIDVLNKAFAQADQISSNEMGAVSKDMLPPDLGNILG from the coding sequence ATGGATATTTTAGGAATGATGAGCAAACTCAACGATTTGCAAGCCAAAATGGAAGCATCAAAAAAGAAATTAGACAGTATATTGATTGATGCCGAAAGCGGAGGTGTGCAAGTGACTGTAAGTGCCTCCAAAAATATACGCAATATTGATATTGCTGCCCACCTTTTTGACTCCTGCGATAAGGAGCAAATAGAAGATTTATTGATAGATGTGCTCAATAAAGCCTTCGCTCAAGCCGATCAAATTTCTTCTAATGAAATGGGAGCGGTGAGTAAAGATATGCTACCACCCGATTTGGGTAATATTCTTGGATAA
- the fahA gene encoding fumarylacetoacetase has translation MIEANNPELRSWIAVSEDSDFPIQNLPIGVFKTPTLSPRLATRIGDKVIDLQVLAELEFFEDLGIKKKIFSQSNINELLKLGKTTWRALRQRLSDLFRAENHKIGNNKTLQAHILYAADSVEMLLPVHIGNYTDFYASREHATNVGIMFRGKENALMPNGLHLPVGYHGRASSITVSGTAVHRPKGQMRPNDSEPPVFGATRQLDFELEMAYIMGEGKPLGHHIGTEEADEYIFGLALFNDWSARDIQRWEYVPLGPFLGKNFFSSLSPWIVMLDALEPFRCAAPATELPLLPYLQYNGDKALDINLEVLIGNAAFAPHTVSRSNFKYMYWTMEQQLAHHTVNGCNIMAGDVLASGTISGEAADSYGSMLELAWKGERPLEMPDGSKRVFLQDGDTVILRGYAQKDGVRVGFGGLYNEILPSIPA, from the coding sequence ATGATAGAAGCCAATAACCCCGAACTCCGCTCTTGGATTGCCGTCAGCGAAGACAGTGATTTCCCGATACAAAATTTGCCTATAGGCGTATTTAAAACACCCACACTTTCGCCGCGCCTCGCCACTCGCATCGGTGATAAAGTGATAGATTTGCAGGTATTGGCGGAATTGGAGTTTTTTGAAGATTTAGGTATTAAAAAGAAAATATTCAGTCAGAGCAATATCAACGAACTGCTCAAATTGGGTAAAACCACTTGGCGGGCATTGCGGCAGCGTTTGTCGGATTTGTTTCGGGCGGAAAACCATAAAATAGGCAACAACAAAACCTTGCAAGCGCATATTTTGTATGCGGCAGACAGTGTAGAAATGTTGCTGCCCGTACATATCGGCAACTATACCGACTTTTATGCCAGCCGCGAACACGCCACCAATGTAGGTATTATGTTTCGGGGCAAAGAAAATGCACTGATGCCGAATGGTTTGCATTTGCCGGTGGGCTATCACGGCAGAGCCTCTTCTATTACAGTGTCGGGTACGGCGGTGCATCGTCCCAAAGGACAAATGCGCCCCAACGACAGCGAGCCGCCCGTATTCGGGGCTACGCGCCAGTTGGATTTTGAATTGGAAATGGCATATATTATGGGCGAAGGAAAACCGCTCGGACATCATATCGGCACGGAAGAAGCCGACGAATATATTTTCGGTTTGGCATTGTTCAATGATTGGTCGGCACGCGACATACAGCGTTGGGAATATGTGCCTTTGGGTCCTTTTTTGGGTAAAAATTTCTTCTCTTCGCTTTCGCCCTGGATAGTGATGTTAGATGCTTTAGAGCCTTTTCGCTGTGCCGCACCCGCTACCGAATTGCCGCTTTTGCCCTATTTGCAATACAACGGCGACAAAGCTTTGGACATTAACTTGGAAGTGTTGATAGGTAATGCCGCTTTTGCGCCGCATACCGTGAGCCGCAGCAATTTTAAATATATGTACTGGACAATGGAGCAGCAGTTGGCGCATCATACCGTCAATGGGTGTAATATTATGGCAGGCGATGTGCTGGCAAGCGGCACTATTAGTGGCGAAGCCGCCGACAGCTACGGCTCTATGTTGGAGTTGGCGTGGAAAGGCGAGCGACCTTTGGAAATGCCAGATGGCAGCAAGCGTGTATTTTTACAAGACGGCGATACCGTTATCCTGCGCGGCTATGCTCAAAAAGACGGTGTGCGGGTCGGTTTTGGCGGATTGTACAACGAAATATTGCCGTCTATTCCGGCTTAA
- the bioD gene encoding dethiobiotin synthase, giving the protein MSLPAPYNEVIFVSGIGTDVGKTLVAAIFCEALQAYYWKPVQSGGLDYSDTQQVAERITQGTAACLPEAYRLRLSASPHAAAAAENRTIQLQELRLPAPRPLVVEGSGGILVPLNNTHTYGDWLAAMRFPTVLVSRNYLGSINHTLLSIEALRQRDIPLLGIVFNGEIYPAGENFILQHSQLPCLLRIPDMPHITPQHIQSLAQQLRKQLMLLAAG; this is encoded by the coding sequence ATGTCTTTGCCTGCGCCCTATAACGAAGTCATTTTTGTATCCGGCATTGGCACTGATGTAGGAAAAACGTTGGTGGCGGCAATTTTTTGCGAGGCACTGCAAGCGTATTATTGGAAACCCGTACAGTCCGGCGGCTTGGACTACAGCGATACTCAACAGGTGGCGGAGCGCATTACACAAGGCACTGCCGCTTGCTTGCCCGAAGCCTATCGCCTGCGCCTGTCTGCTTCGCCACATGCCGCCGCCGCCGCCGAAAACCGCACCATACAGCTGCAAGAGCTACGCCTGCCCGCACCGCGCCCTTTAGTCGTAGAAGGCAGCGGCGGCATACTCGTTCCCCTCAACAATACGCACACTTACGGCGACTGGCTCGCAGCGATGCGTTTTCCTACGGTGTTGGTGTCGCGAAATTATTTAGGCAGCATCAACCATACTCTTTTGAGCATAGAGGCATTGCGGCAGCGTGATATACCTTTGCTGGGCATTGTTTTTAATGGAGAAATCTATCCGGCGGGCGAAAATTTTATCCTGCAACACAGCCAACTTCCCTGTTTGCTGCGCATACCTGATATGCCGCACATCACGCCGCAACATATTCAGTCTTTGGCACAGCAACTCCGCAAACAATTAATGCTGCTTGCAGCAGGATAA
- a CDS encoding MotA/TolQ/ExbB proton channel family protein → MLLLQADTSAVATTPASLSLLDLLMKGGVVMIPILILSVMSVYFIIERYFYISRAAADSPNFMNEVRERLQAARLKDAQHYCETQNNAIGRIIATGIGFIGNHPESIEAAMEDSANIEIGKMEQSLYFLGLIAGIAPMLGFIGTIAGIIRIFYDISLTDNISIGIIAGGLYEKMITSGTGLVVGVIAYSGFHWLQSRIDRFILKMQQQTLQFKSFLLQKV, encoded by the coding sequence ATTCTTTTATTGCAAGCGGATACTAGCGCAGTAGCAACAACACCTGCCTCTTTATCCCTTTTGGATTTGCTGATGAAAGGTGGCGTGGTAATGATACCTATTCTGATACTCTCTGTAATGAGTGTGTATTTTATCATCGAACGCTATTTTTATATCAGCCGCGCTGCTGCCGATTCGCCCAATTTTATGAATGAAGTGCGCGAGCGTTTGCAGGCTGCCCGCTTGAAAGATGCTCAACATTATTGCGAAACTCAAAACAACGCCATTGGGCGCATTATTGCTACGGGTATCGGTTTCATCGGCAACCACCCCGAAAGCATCGAAGCAGCGATGGAAGACAGTGCCAATATAGAAATTGGTAAAATGGAGCAGAGTTTATATTTTTTAGGATTGATTGCGGGAATTGCACCCATGTTAGGCTTTATCGGCACTATTGCCGGTATCATTCGTATTTTTTATGATATTTCGCTCACCGATAATATCAGCATAGGTATTATAGCGGGCGGTTTATACGAAAAAATGATTACTTCGGGTACCGGTTTGGTGGTAGGCGTAATTGCTTATAGCGGTTTTCATTGGTTGCAGTCGCGCATTGATAGGTTTATTTTGAAAATGCAACAACAAACTTTACAGTTTAAATCTTTTTTATTGCAGAAAGTTTAA
- a CDS encoding tRNA-(ms[2]io[6]A)-hydroxylase translates to MDKINIKNKQVLGLQLPTDPRWVNLAAMQLEDILTDHAYCEQKAASTCISIIQRFSEYAPVVEALAPIVTEEWGHFRAVLHELKNRGLKLGKQRRDEYVIALFDFVRGGSTRDEQLVEQLLLCALIEARSCERFRLLSEQLEDEHLQRFYRIFMESEAGHYRLFLELAKNYMPEEKVWQRWREWLAFEKDLMSRLTPRADRMH, encoded by the coding sequence ATGGATAAAATAAACATCAAAAATAAACAGGTATTGGGGCTGCAACTGCCCACCGACCCGCGCTGGGTAAATTTGGCGGCGATGCAGTTGGAGGATATTCTCACCGACCACGCCTATTGCGAACAGAAAGCCGCTTCTACTTGTATTTCCATCATTCAGCGATTTTCGGAATATGCTCCGGTGGTGGAGGCTTTGGCTCCTATCGTCACCGAAGAGTGGGGGCATTTCAGGGCGGTGCTGCACGAACTCAAAAACAGAGGACTGAAACTCGGCAAGCAACGCCGCGATGAGTATGTTATTGCGCTGTTTGATTTTGTGCGCGGCGGCAGCACCAGAGACGAACAACTCGTGGAGCAACTTTTGTTGTGCGCCCTCATTGAAGCACGCAGTTGCGAGCGTTTTCGCTTGCTGTCGGAACAATTGGAAGATGAACACTTGCAGCGATTTTACCGCATTTTTATGGAGTCGGAAGCAGGACACTACCGTTTGTTTTTGGAGTTGGCAAAAAATTATATGCCCGAAGAAAAAGTATGGCAACGCTGGCGCGAATGGCTCGCCTTTGAAAAGGATTTGATGAGCCGCCTCACGCCCCGCGCCGACCGTATGCATTAG
- a CDS encoding tetratricopeptide repeat protein, with translation MRLSTFLSIILLIATLAACRQPSATASRDDLLNTIKDSEKSMLDNSNALTLDTAKARVVMSSYEQFLAAYPKDSLAPEILFKSAEYYKTFRQFDKSIANYKIISEQFPTYEKAPHSLFLMGFMNENDLKNLNEAKKYYQLFLQKYPQHDLADDVQFSLDNMGKTPEQIMEMLQQKQKEVQQQQNNTK, from the coding sequence ATGCGTTTATCCACATTTCTTTCTATCATATTATTGATAGCAACTCTCGCCGCCTGCCGCCAACCTTCTGCTACCGCTTCGCGCGATGATTTGTTGAATACCATCAAAGATTCAGAAAAATCAATGCTCGACAATAGCAATGCGCTCACCTTGGATACTGCCAAAGCGCGCGTGGTGATGAGCAGCTACGAACAGTTTTTAGCAGCATATCCCAAAGATTCTTTAGCCCCCGAAATTTTGTTCAAATCCGCGGAATATTACAAAACATTTCGTCAGTTTGATAAAAGTATTGCCAACTACAAAATTATTTCTGAGCAGTTCCCAACTTACGAAAAAGCCCCTCACAGCCTGTTCTTAATGGGTTTTATGAACGAAAATGATTTGAAAAACCTCAACGAAGCAAAAAAATATTACCAATTATTTTTGCAAAAGTATCCTCAACACGATTTGGCGGACGATGTGCAGTTTTCTTTGGATAATATGGGAAAAACTCCCGAACAGATCATGGAAATGTTGCAACAAAAACAAAAAGAAGTCCAACAACAGCAAAACAACACCAAATAG